ACCTTATTTTGCATCAGTACACTCGTACTGATGCATTGGCATATGCAGGAATTATGTGCATGCGTCCACGAGGGGTGAGCACTGAGCACATCAGCCCCGAATGCCTTGGTTTGGTTTGCATTATGACTCTACATATACAGTTTCCGGCTTTTTCTAGACAACCAGATGTATCCTATTTTAgtctacaaataaaaataatgatagtGATAGAGATAATTATTGAAAATCATTTCTCAGTTTATGAGAATGTTTACTCTAAGTCAGTTTTCCCATTTAAGTAAACAGGCCGTTTTAGGAGACGACTTCTCACTGCaatgctgccctctagtggaaaatatgcatctctgaaaaataggaaaaataaaacgagacaaaaaaaaaattctgttcaaATCCAACGGGATGCAGTTTCGGGTTTTCTCGTTTGCTTCGGTGGAATTTGATAAGtggaaactggaaaaaaaggcctaaaatccacacaaaaataAGTTTATACACACTGGGGAAGAGGTCAGCCCTTCATTGTTATTGGGAATGTATGGGAATTTAGTGCCTCACATCCAGTCGATAAATGTCTTCCATGATATTATCTCATTTATCACAACctgattttcatttaaaataagtATTCCTGGCATGTTGTGATTGACTGTGAAAAGAAAACACCCAGgtgatagacagacagacagttaGACgaatacatagatagatagatagatagatagatagatagatagatagatagatagatagatagatagatagatagatagatagatagatagatagatagatagatagatagatagatagatagatagatagatagatagatagatagatagatagatagatagatagatagatagatagatagatagtttgTTCAGGTTATGTGACAAAAGGTCAGTATAGTTGACAAGCAAATTACTTCTAAACCCCGCCCGGTTGGTGACGTCATCCACTGCCTCTCTTGGTTACGATCGACTTCGCCGTCCGCCGAGCTTCACACCGAAGGAAACCCGTTTCACAGGATGTTTTGGAAGGCGTGAAATCAGTTTGAAGATTTAAAGCACCGTGGGCGTGGAGGAAAGAAGAGAATATGCGGCCGTCTTCATTGtcatgaacacaaaatatttttaaaccagAGGTCgtgcattgattgattgatgcatTGGTTTTAATGACTGCAGATCCTTTTCTGATTCCTCCTATTGATGTTTGTTGTGCACGTGTTCTCGAACTAGAGTGGACGTACAGCAGCAGGAATTAAAcgaggtagaaaaaaaaggtcagtcaATGGAGCAAGTCGACATCTCTGCTGACAGAAACGTCCTGTGCCTGTTTGACGTGGATGGAACTCTGACGGCACCAAGAGAGGTGAGCTGCTTATGGATcgattactggttacgacgagATTTCggtgtgctgctgctgcatagTTGTGAATTTCGAGTGGTGGACATCTCTGCAAGCACTATAAACATGGCAATCGTCCAGATGCACCAAGTCCTCTAAAGGCGCATCATTCTAGCTCTGTAGTTTTCTTTCTTGCAATGTAGCAATTACACATTCGATTAGGGGTTTATCTAATAACGTGTTGTGCGACACGctctatgcattttttttcagtgtcaaaTCTGGACTTGTTGAAGACAAAAATGATGATTCGTTCGTACGAATGACCACAAGTGGCTATGCAAGTTAGCTGTACTTTCtgatctagtggaagagcatttaattgtacattacgtcactgaaaaaaaacaagatagatgaacaaaactatattgtaaaaaaaaaacccaatgatCAGAGCACTAGATGAGGACAAATATTGGGAAACACATCTTAATTCCACTCATTAACCAGTCACCTCTCTTTTCATTTGCAGAAAATTGACCCTGAGCTGGATGAGTTCTTCCAAGCGTTGAGAAGGAAAGTCAAGATTGGCATCGTCGGAGGATCCGACTATTCCAAGATCGCGGAACAGCTCGGGGAAGGAGATGACGGTGAGTTGAGTCTGTCTGTCCTTCGCTAGATACTACAAATAAGGAACCGGGACCGTCTTCGTAATACCTAACAGTCTATTTTTTAACAGCGGACTTACTCTTGGGTTTGTTCGTGGCAAAAATACATGATCAAAACACTTCTCGGTGTCTGTTACGTTTTTACTCCCGACGCCACGTCAATATTTGTTCTTCCGAGTCCCAAACTTGCtcaagcaatcagaacaattgaGTCAGCTGATCTACCTCCAAGCCACACTCTTCTTCGATATCTCCTTTTTTACAATCTCGCGCTGAGTACACACGCAGGAGCACGTCCGTCCACATTTTCACCCCGTTTCCTCTCTTGCAGTCATCCACAAGTTTGACTATGTATTTGCTGAGAATGGCACAGTGCAGTATAAAGATGGCAGACTCCACTCAACACAAGTAAGGAAATGACAGCGGTGGGAAGTGACTTCGGTTCCAATACTTTGTTATTGTCATGACAGAGGATGTATCCGTAATTATTTATTCTTATGACTTTTTACTTTGGCTTTTCCGTTTTATTTGAAAACGGATATCGGAAACTGAAGTAGTGAAATTGtcctatttttcttcttcacaggCAATCCAAAATCATATTGGGGAGGAGCTCTTGCAAGACCTCATCAACTTCTGTCTGAACTACATGGGGCTCATCAAACTTCCAAAGAAAAGGTCTCGCACAATTTCTGTGCCGTTTTACGTTTCCGTGGAaggttttgaaaaaataaaaacgtcctTTGGCTAAGAACGTCTTTCGATTTACAGAGGAACGTTCATTGAGTTCAGGAATGGAATGCTCAACATTTGCCCCATCGGTCGGAGCTGCAGCTACGAGGAACGATTGGAGTTCTCTGAAATTGATAAGGTGAAATGCTGTTATCGGAATGTGATTTGGACAGAAGACGTTTAACCCCTCCGATTCTTGCTGAAAATTGACACAAATTATATTAAGCGCCTATGACGTGTTTTTCGGGAGATAAAATGATTGCAGTAGTCCGAGCTACATCAATTCCATTATGCCGCAACGAGGTTTTTCTTCACAGAGAGAAAAAATCAAGGAGAAATTTGTTGATGCCCTCATGACAGAATTTGCTGGAAAGAGACTGCGGTTCACCAGAGGTGAGAGCGTCGCTGGAAATGTTCAGTATTGCGAGAAGAACGTGATCTGAGTTCTTCTAACAATAGATTTaggattttatacattttatactttcaaaaatgttataAATGTTAATATTATTCTGATGGTACACATGTGCAAGTCTATTCTCACTCACCCAGatcattttattcttttattctgGTAATCTTAAAAATAGGAT
This region of Hippocampus zosterae strain Florida chromosome 17, ASM2543408v3, whole genome shotgun sequence genomic DNA includes:
- the LOC127590433 gene encoding phosphomannomutase 1 — its product is MEQVDISADRNVLCLFDVDGTLTAPREKIDPELDEFFQALRRKVKIGIVGGSDYSKIAEQLGEGDDVIHKFDYVFAENGTVQYKDGRLHSTQAIQNHIGEELLQDLINFCLNYMGLIKLPKKRGTFIEFRNGMLNICPIGRSCSYEERLEFSEIDKREKIKEKFVDALMTEFAGKRLRFTRGGLISFDVFPEGWDKSLCLDFLESEGLDDIYFFGNETSDGGNDYEIFNDPRTIGVTVYSPQDTARRCRQLFFGDPSCES